In one Novipirellula artificiosorum genomic region, the following are encoded:
- a CDS encoding ferredoxin reductase domain-containing protein, whose product MRLQDYDTKTRYQAKVLRSERLTPAESRHEVRDITVEIEGPDFNVEVGRNIGVLAPGRAELGQEYHLRLYGVADLPGTSDDGSKQVTICVRRCTYIDQYSGEEYPGVASNYLCDLSPGDALTITGPYGQPFEVPADNEANLILICAGTGIAPFRAFVKHLYKEQPDFKGCIKLFHGGQTGLDLLYRNDEKDDFSLYYDRDTFEAIDALSKRPGWSDASGWGHAMLDRAEELSSLLNDSKTYVYVAGVERIRDELDEVLSSVVGPHQNWAQRKAELQSEGRWTELLY is encoded by the coding sequence ATGCGATTACAGGATTACGATACGAAGACACGCTACCAAGCAAAAGTGCTTCGCAGTGAACGACTCACTCCGGCTGAATCACGGCATGAGGTGCGCGACATTACGGTCGAAATTGAAGGTCCGGATTTTAACGTCGAGGTGGGTCGGAACATTGGCGTGCTCGCGCCGGGGCGAGCGGAACTCGGCCAAGAGTATCATCTGCGTCTGTACGGCGTGGCCGATTTGCCGGGGACGTCCGATGATGGCAGCAAACAAGTCACCATCTGCGTTCGTCGCTGTACTTACATTGATCAATACAGCGGGGAAGAGTATCCCGGCGTTGCCTCCAATTACCTCTGCGATCTGAGCCCCGGCGATGCCTTGACCATCACCGGACCTTATGGCCAGCCGTTTGAGGTGCCGGCAGATAACGAAGCCAATTTGATTCTGATTTGTGCCGGTACCGGGATCGCGCCGTTTCGAGCTTTTGTGAAACATCTCTACAAAGAGCAACCCGACTTCAAGGGTTGCATCAAGTTATTCCATGGCGGACAAACGGGGCTCGATCTGTTGTACCGAAACGACGAGAAGGATGACTTTTCTTTGTACTATGATCGCGACACCTTCGAGGCAATCGACGCACTGAGCAAGCGTCCTGGGTGGAGCGATGCCAGTGGATGGGGCCACGCGATGCTTGATCGTGCCGAAGAGCTTTCGAGTCTGCTGAATGATTCGAAGACGTATGTTTACGTCGCAGGTGTCGAGCGGATTCGCGACGAATTGGATGAAGTGCTCTCGTCGGTCGTTGGACCGCACCAGAATTGGGCCCAGCGAAAGGCTGAACTGCAGAGCGAAGGCCGTTGGACCGAGTTGCTCTACTAG
- a CDS encoding ROK family protein yields the protein MSAFATSRTPLPSEPIRMTEPSSSLAALLFLGIDVGGTDVKLGVVDTEGQLVAEDRTPTARLGTPANVFEHAQAFAETVMASPVGDNGQLAAVGLAVPGVLDTRESVIREVVNLQGWLGVRLQDELDRVFQLPSTVTNDANAAAYAEHALRHLQTQSLALVTLGTGVGCGMVVAGEPFGGDHGCAGELGHITIDFSDAALACTCGSRGHLETYAGSGGVVARMQALLEKSDQANSTGRSLDPSDPITPRIIAAGAESGDLLCQQVIAETAAYVGRAIGLIGQIANPAVVLLGGAMTFGGEASEVGRRFLETVRETVKRTTLVQVGENICVDFATLGNQAGVIGAAMVAQHRLEVLNTSRQMSNS from the coding sequence ATGTCTGCATTCGCAACGTCACGCACTCCCTTACCGAGCGAACCGATTCGAATGACCGAACCGTCCTCCTCCCTCGCCGCCCTCCTTTTTCTCGGGATTGATGTTGGCGGTACGGATGTCAAGTTGGGTGTGGTCGACACCGAGGGGCAACTTGTCGCCGAAGATCGCACGCCGACCGCTCGTTTGGGGACGCCAGCCAACGTCTTTGAACATGCTCAAGCGTTCGCTGAAACCGTGATGGCTTCGCCGGTTGGCGACAACGGACAACTTGCGGCGGTCGGATTGGCGGTCCCAGGCGTGTTGGATACGCGTGAGTCGGTGATCCGTGAAGTGGTCAATTTGCAGGGCTGGCTCGGAGTTCGGCTGCAGGATGAACTCGATCGCGTCTTTCAACTGCCCTCGACCGTGACCAATGATGCTAATGCCGCCGCCTATGCAGAACACGCGCTGCGACATCTTCAGACCCAATCATTGGCTCTGGTGACACTCGGTACCGGAGTGGGATGTGGAATGGTGGTCGCTGGTGAACCGTTTGGTGGTGATCATGGTTGTGCCGGCGAACTGGGACACATCACCATCGACTTCAGCGATGCTGCGCTCGCGTGTACGTGTGGCAGTCGAGGTCATCTGGAAACCTACGCCGGCTCCGGTGGCGTGGTTGCACGAATGCAAGCGCTGCTCGAAAAATCCGACCAAGCGAACTCCACGGGGCGATCCCTTGATCCGTCCGATCCGATCACGCCTCGCATCATCGCTGCGGGAGCGGAATCCGGCGATTTGCTCTGTCAGCAAGTCATTGCAGAGACGGCCGCCTATGTTGGCCGAGCGATTGGTTTGATCGGACAAATTGCCAACCCCGCCGTCGTGTTGCTCGGCGGAGCCATGACATTCGGAGGTGAGGCGAGTGAAGTGGGACGTCGCTTTCTGGAAACCGTTCGCGAGACGGTGAAACGGACAACGCTGGTTCAAGTGGGTGAGAACATCTGTGTCGACTTCGCGACCTTGGGCAACCAAGCTGGCGTGATCGGTGCCGCGATGGTCGCTCAGCATCGTTTAGAGGTTCTAAACACTTCTCGCCAAATGTCGAATTCCTAG
- a CDS encoding sugar phosphate isomerase/epimerase family protein, producing the protein MAEIKVAVRIDSIPVKLPKALQLAAQCGATAVELCARTAVRPSDLSDTGMRQLRKMLDDLNLRVAALRFPTRRGYDNPRDLEQRVDATKAAMRLAYQLGANVVVNQIGTIPESEEDTGYQTLKAVINDLGRYGARVGAFFAAETGSESGERLAELLDESEEAFVAAALNPGQLIVNRHSPADAISALKERILVVNAVDGVIDLAAGRGISVPLGQGTADFPELLGRLEDFQYRGYFVVGRREMAKESVLEELQQGVEYLRSL; encoded by the coding sequence GTGGCGGAAATCAAAGTAGCGGTCCGAATCGATAGCATTCCCGTGAAGTTGCCAAAAGCACTCCAATTGGCTGCTCAGTGTGGAGCGACGGCCGTGGAACTGTGCGCGCGCACTGCAGTTCGGCCTTCGGATTTATCGGACACTGGCATGCGGCAATTGCGGAAAATGCTGGATGATCTGAATTTGCGGGTTGCCGCACTCCGTTTTCCGACCCGACGTGGCTACGATAATCCGCGGGATTTGGAGCAGCGAGTCGATGCGACCAAGGCGGCGATGCGGTTGGCCTACCAACTGGGTGCCAATGTGGTGGTCAACCAAATCGGCACGATTCCCGAGTCGGAGGAGGACACCGGATATCAAACGCTCAAGGCCGTGATCAATGATCTCGGCCGCTATGGAGCCCGTGTCGGAGCTTTCTTTGCCGCGGAAACCGGAAGTGAATCCGGCGAGAGGTTGGCGGAACTGCTCGACGAGAGCGAAGAGGCTTTTGTCGCTGCGGCACTCAATCCGGGGCAATTGATCGTGAATCGTCACAGCCCCGCGGATGCGATTTCTGCATTGAAAGAACGGATCCTGGTGGTCAATGCGGTCGATGGCGTGATTGACTTGGCCGCCGGTCGAGGGATCTCGGTTCCTCTGGGCCAGGGGACGGCCGATTTCCCAGAGCTCCTTGGTCGACTCGAGGATTTTCAGTATCGCGGGTATTTTGTCGTCGGCAGACGCGAAATGGCGAAAGAATCGGTTCTCGAGGAACTGCAACAAGGCGTCGAGTATTTGAGGAGCCTTTGA
- a CDS encoding RnfABCDGE type electron transport complex subunit D, whose product MTQLAKTLTIRSSPHIRANSGVDTIMFNVVLAMLPVCAYAVYVFGMAALLVLVTATLTCVLTEHVLCRINGKPTTIGDWSVTITGILYGLTLPPSLPLWIVIAGGVIAVGVGKYLFGGLGYNTFNPALVGRAVLQAAFPAAMTTWPDAPLNRFGSLPSSTLAIPLTKPVYDGVSGATPLSDWKFNGDAADTSDLFLGTISGSTGETCALLILIGGAYLAARKMMNWQIPAAILVTVAVFSGVLSLIDSDQFAGPSFMLFSGGLMLGAVFMATDMVGSPITHLGSILYGILIGVLVVLIRVWGGMPEGVMYAILIGNAVTPQIDNWIQPRVYGSVKKRPAS is encoded by the coding sequence ATGACTCAATTAGCTAAAACACTCACCATCCGAAGTTCACCCCATATTCGAGCCAACTCGGGGGTGGACACGATCATGTTCAACGTCGTGCTGGCGATGTTGCCCGTTTGTGCCTATGCGGTCTACGTCTTCGGCATGGCGGCCTTGCTTGTGTTGGTAACGGCGACATTGACCTGCGTTTTGACCGAACATGTCTTGTGTCGGATCAATGGGAAGCCGACCACGATTGGTGATTGGTCGGTGACCATCACCGGCATCTTGTATGGATTGACCTTACCGCCAAGCTTGCCCCTTTGGATCGTGATCGCCGGTGGTGTGATCGCAGTCGGCGTTGGCAAGTACTTGTTCGGCGGCCTCGGCTACAACACGTTCAATCCGGCGCTGGTGGGTCGAGCGGTTTTACAAGCGGCGTTTCCGGCGGCCATGACGACATGGCCCGATGCACCGCTGAACCGGTTTGGATCCTTGCCATCGTCCACGTTAGCGATTCCGCTGACCAAGCCGGTCTATGACGGAGTCTCGGGGGCGACCCCGCTTTCGGATTGGAAGTTCAACGGGGATGCGGCGGACACCAGTGATTTGTTCTTGGGCACGATTAGCGGATCGACGGGCGAAACCTGTGCGTTGTTGATCCTGATTGGCGGAGCCTATTTAGCGGCTCGCAAGATGATGAATTGGCAGATCCCCGCTGCGATTTTGGTGACCGTTGCTGTTTTCAGCGGCGTGCTTTCCCTGATCGACTCGGATCAATTCGCCGGACCTTCCTTCATGTTGTTTTCAGGTGGTTTGATGTTGGGTGCCGTGTTCATGGCGACCGACATGGTCGGTTCGCCGATCACACATCTCGGCAGCATCCTCTATGGGATTTTGATCGGTGTGTTAGTCGTGCTCATCCGAGTATGGGGTGGGATGCCCGAAGGGGTGATGTATGCGATTCTGATTGGTAACGCGGTGACACCGCAAATCGACAATTGGATTCAGCCTCGAGTGTATGGAAGTGTAAAGAAGAGGCCGGCATCATGA
- a CDS encoding sulfatase-like hydrolase/transferase, with amino-acid sequence MTSRNRIIVASLVLLLSAWSGFFCVAQNYPIVDTGQERAYDNRIEIVYPKSSEPFFGQDAQYEGNQPSYRDNGDGTITDLVTGLMWQKDPGPKKTLDQAIAGAPACRLAEYDDWRLPSIKELYSLILFSGEDVNPQLTDTSGLKPFINTEYFDFSYGDPAKGERIIDSQMATSTKYVSTTMNGSDTVFGVNFADGRIKGYPASIHRPGRGAKGFFVFYVRGNPDYGKNIFCDNGDGTITDEGTDLTWMQLDSGHLKAGKSKDGKLNWEQSLQWAENLEYAGHSDWRLPNIKELQSIVDYSRSPDTSNSAAIDPLFRVTPIRDGLGDLNYPFYWSSTSHLRDGGNASTGCYVAFGRSQGWMQGRSGGQYNLLDVHGAGSQRSDPKAGDPTQFPHGRGPQGDVIEIYNMVRAVRGGDVTTRSEGPELEPQREMPQRSSNRPSEGMMPSMRGNPQQGNMRGGRRPLGERNAPGDGQLREPNDRSSLESPASEWPTDTGHEARANAALKELPPSFVFILADDMGWTGLSTSMDRRIPNSKSDFYQTPRIDELARQGMRFSNAYSPSSLCTPSRGSILTGKSPALTRITTPGRASGQSRGNHKLIPPRHVDALPESETTIAEVLQNHGYSTAHFGKWHLNGGGPGYHGFDTHDGDTGNGGGGEYEDPNPKDIFGITDRGIAFMRQQVAQRKPFYLQLSHYAVHSPPKALAATKSEYEQKPSGARHSSVIHAAMTRDLDTGVGMILDSIERLGIAENTYVIFMSDNGAPAGPRKRSENMPLSGGKATFWEGGIRVPLIIRGPDVPSDATCHERVVGFDLFPTLCDLAGGIEIPDDVEGGSLTSMMTSNPMGMVQRPSPDLVFHFPHYAQGAEQYPQSAIYQGDFKLLRIYETKTNHLFKLSDDIGELNDLAKNMPEKVAKMEKDLFAYFSEVEAQMPIENPNYVPEASPPSGRASGGRSMGGEERSTGNRQGGAGRPNRRPRRGS; translated from the coding sequence TTGACTAGCCGAAACAGAATCATAGTGGCGTCGCTCGTTCTGTTGCTCAGCGCGTGGTCAGGATTTTTCTGCGTAGCCCAGAACTATCCCATCGTAGACACTGGCCAGGAGCGAGCCTACGACAACCGCATTGAGATTGTCTATCCCAAGAGCAGTGAACCGTTTTTTGGCCAGGACGCTCAGTACGAAGGAAATCAACCGTCGTACCGAGACAACGGGGATGGGACGATCACGGATTTGGTAACAGGACTCATGTGGCAGAAGGATCCTGGGCCGAAGAAAACGCTTGACCAGGCGATTGCTGGTGCGCCCGCCTGCAGACTCGCGGAATACGACGATTGGCGGCTGCCGAGCATCAAAGAACTCTACTCGCTGATCCTATTCAGCGGCGAGGACGTCAATCCTCAATTGACGGACACCTCGGGCCTAAAGCCTTTCATCAATACCGAGTATTTCGATTTCTCGTATGGCGATCCAGCCAAGGGCGAACGAATCATCGATTCGCAAATGGCGACGTCAACGAAATACGTCAGCACTACGATGAACGGCAGTGATACCGTCTTCGGCGTCAACTTTGCCGACGGCCGCATCAAGGGCTACCCCGCCAGCATCCATCGACCTGGCAGGGGGGCGAAAGGCTTTTTCGTCTTCTACGTTCGCGGCAACCCCGACTACGGAAAGAACATTTTTTGCGACAATGGCGACGGAACGATCACCGACGAAGGTACCGACCTGACCTGGATGCAGCTAGATAGCGGGCACCTGAAAGCTGGAAAATCCAAGGACGGAAAGCTGAACTGGGAGCAGTCGCTGCAATGGGCCGAAAATCTGGAATACGCGGGGCATTCCGATTGGCGGCTGCCGAACATCAAGGAACTTCAGAGTATCGTCGACTACTCGCGTTCGCCCGACACGTCCAATTCGGCGGCAATCGATCCGTTGTTTCGCGTGACGCCGATCCGTGACGGGCTCGGGGATCTCAATTATCCGTTCTACTGGAGCAGCACATCACATCTTCGCGATGGCGGAAATGCATCGACGGGCTGTTACGTTGCGTTCGGCCGTTCGCAGGGATGGATGCAGGGAAGATCTGGCGGCCAATACAACCTGCTTGACGTCCATGGCGCCGGCTCACAACGTAGTGATCCGAAGGCAGGCGACCCAACGCAGTTCCCTCACGGCCGCGGCCCACAGGGAGACGTGATCGAAATCTACAACATGGTCCGGGCTGTGCGAGGCGGCGATGTTACGACACGGAGCGAAGGCCCGGAGTTGGAACCGCAGCGGGAGATGCCGCAACGTTCTTCCAACAGACCGTCTGAAGGCATGATGCCCAGCATGCGAGGCAATCCCCAACAAGGCAACATGCGAGGTGGGCGACGGCCCCTGGGAGAGCGAAACGCTCCAGGCGACGGGCAGCTTCGGGAGCCGAACGATCGGAGTTCGCTCGAAAGCCCCGCGAGTGAATGGCCGACGGACACCGGCCACGAAGCTCGCGCCAACGCTGCTTTGAAAGAGCTGCCGCCGAGTTTCGTGTTCATCTTGGCGGATGACATGGGCTGGACCGGGCTTTCCACTTCGATGGACCGGAGGATTCCCAACTCGAAAAGTGACTTCTATCAGACGCCGAGGATCGACGAGTTGGCTCGCCAGGGCATGCGGTTTTCTAACGCCTACTCGCCAAGTTCGTTGTGTACTCCTAGTCGTGGTAGCATCCTGACCGGAAAGAGCCCGGCTCTAACTCGCATCACCACGCCGGGTCGTGCAAGCGGCCAATCGAGGGGAAATCACAAACTGATTCCTCCACGTCACGTCGACGCGCTGCCCGAAAGTGAGACCACGATTGCCGAGGTCCTTCAGAATCATGGTTACTCGACGGCACATTTTGGAAAATGGCATTTGAATGGAGGGGGCCCCGGATATCACGGCTTCGATACGCATGATGGCGATACTGGAAATGGCGGCGGCGGAGAGTACGAAGATCCTAATCCGAAAGATATCTTTGGAATCACCGATCGAGGCATTGCGTTCATGCGACAGCAGGTGGCCCAACGCAAGCCTTTCTATCTGCAATTGTCACACTACGCTGTGCATTCCCCGCCGAAGGCCCTCGCCGCTACAAAGAGCGAGTACGAGCAGAAGCCATCAGGTGCGCGTCACAGTAGCGTTATTCATGCAGCGATGACTCGTGACTTGGACACGGGAGTCGGCATGATTCTGGATAGTATCGAGCGTCTGGGAATTGCGGAAAACACCTACGTGATCTTCATGTCTGACAACGGCGCCCCGGCGGGCCCACGCAAGAGATCTGAGAATATGCCACTGTCCGGGGGCAAGGCAACATTCTGGGAGGGCGGCATTCGAGTTCCCCTGATCATTCGGGGACCGGATGTTCCCTCGGACGCTACTTGCCACGAACGCGTCGTGGGGTTCGATCTTTTTCCGACACTTTGCGATTTGGCCGGTGGGATTGAGATTCCCGACGACGTGGAGGGCGGCAGCTTAACATCGATGATGACAAGCAATCCAATGGGCATGGTCCAACGTCCAAGTCCCGACTTGGTGTTCCATTTTCCCCACTATGCTCAAGGTGCCGAGCAATACCCGCAATCGGCGATCTACCAGGGTGACTTCAAGCTACTGCGAATCTACGAGACGAAAACCAACCACCTGTTCAAATTGTCCGATGATATCGGGGAGCTAAACGACTTGGCCAAGAACATGCCAGAGAAGGTCGCCAAAATGGAGAAGGATCTCTTCGCATATTTTAGCGAAGTGGAGGCTCAGATGCCCATCGAGAATCCCAACTATGTGCCTGAGGCCTCCCCGCCAAGCGGTCGCGCGTCCGGCGGTCGGTCAATGGGCGGTGAGGAGCGTTCTACTGGAAATCGGCAAGGCGGCGCCGGTCGACCAAATCGTAGACCACGCAGAGGAAGTTGA
- a CDS encoding electron transport complex protein RnfA: MSDASYWSIFINACLINNFVLAYFLGICPFLGVSGKRDTALRMGAAVTFVMLVSSMAAFGIHALLQWVDAPYLELISFIAVIASTVQLVEMFIKKMSPALFKALGIFLPLITTNCAILAVALFQTNRGYGFLQSIVFALGAGVGFTLALVLMAGLREKLELAKTPEMVKGTAITLILAGLLSVCFMGFAGLFN; encoded by the coding sequence ATGAGTGACGCGTCCTATTGGTCGATTTTTATCAACGCCTGTTTGATCAATAATTTTGTGCTGGCGTATTTTCTCGGCATTTGTCCGTTTTTGGGCGTGTCGGGGAAACGAGACACGGCGTTGCGGATGGGTGCCGCGGTGACGTTTGTGATGTTGGTGAGCTCGATGGCAGCGTTCGGAATCCATGCGCTGTTGCAGTGGGTCGACGCACCCTACCTCGAACTGATTTCGTTCATCGCGGTGATTGCATCGACGGTGCAATTGGTCGAAATGTTTATCAAAAAGATGAGTCCGGCGTTATTCAAGGCGCTAGGGATTTTCTTGCCACTGATCACGACCAACTGTGCGATCTTGGCAGTTGCCCTGTTTCAAACCAATCGTGGATATGGATTCTTACAGTCGATTGTCTTTGCACTCGGTGCGGGTGTTGGATTCACGTTGGCATTGGTTTTGATGGCGGGACTGCGAGAGAAGTTAGAGCTAGCGAAGACACCCGAGATGGTCAAAGGAACTGCGATCACGTTGATTTTGGCGGGACTCTTGTCCGTCTGTTTTATGGGGTTTGCAGGGTTGTTTAATTGA
- the rsxE gene encoding electron transport complex subunit RsxE: MMAVDQQAPTGANDFLDGVLKRNPVFVQVLGMCPVLAVTNTGINALAMGLATAFVLLCSNTVVSLIRKIVPPQVRIVTFILVIATFVTIVDYLIQAISLDLHKALGAFISLIVVNCLILGRAEAFASKHGVKRSVLDALGMGSGFLLGLLCLGCVREVLGNGSLFGFRVFGESFQEWTIMMLPPGGFFTLAAWLLFFNWYTQRRAVKAELEGATE; this comes from the coding sequence ATGATGGCCGTTGATCAACAGGCCCCTACGGGCGCGAACGATTTTCTTGACGGTGTGCTGAAACGCAATCCGGTCTTTGTACAAGTTCTTGGCATGTGTCCTGTCTTGGCGGTAACCAATACGGGGATCAACGCATTAGCGATGGGACTTGCGACCGCGTTTGTTTTGCTTTGCTCGAACACCGTCGTGTCACTGATCCGAAAAATCGTTCCTCCGCAAGTTCGAATCGTGACCTTTATTTTGGTGATCGCTACGTTTGTGACGATCGTCGACTATTTGATCCAAGCCATCAGCTTGGACCTTCATAAGGCGCTCGGGGCGTTCATTTCGCTGATTGTGGTGAATTGTTTGATTCTCGGCCGCGCCGAAGCCTTTGCCTCCAAGCATGGAGTCAAACGATCGGTTCTCGATGCCCTCGGCATGGGATCGGGTTTCTTGCTGGGGTTGCTTTGTCTGGGTTGCGTTCGCGAGGTGTTGGGCAACGGATCGCTGTTTGGTTTCCGGGTCTTTGGTGAGTCGTTCCAAGAGTGGACGATCATGATGTTGCCCCCCGGTGGCTTTTTCACCTTGGCCGCATGGCTTTTGTTTTTCAATTGGTACACACAGCGGCGTGCCGTGAAAGCCGAATTGGAAGGAGCGACGGAATGA
- a CDS encoding ClpP family protease: protein MNLPPVHGLPHNHELTNSHSYQSYQRQRQLTLGDLLLENRIVFLQGEIHYANANDVVMKLLYLQSENRRKDIHFYLNSPGGSVTATLAIYDTMQMLSCPVATYCVGEACSGAAVLLVGGSKGKRFCLPNSRVMLHQPMGGVGGQVSDIEIQAAEMFRYRDVLNGIISSHSGKSVEQIAKDTDRDFFLSASEAKDYGLVDDILTKPPATEEDDD, encoded by the coding sequence ATGAACCTGCCGCCTGTTCACGGTTTGCCTCACAACCACGAACTGACCAACAGCCATTCGTACCAGAGCTACCAACGCCAACGCCAATTGACCCTGGGCGACTTGCTGCTCGAAAACCGGATCGTGTTTCTCCAGGGCGAGATCCACTATGCGAACGCCAACGATGTCGTAATGAAGCTGCTTTACCTGCAAAGCGAAAATCGACGGAAAGACATTCATTTCTACCTCAATTCGCCTGGCGGATCGGTCACCGCGACGCTCGCGATCTACGATACGATGCAAATGCTGTCGTGCCCCGTTGCAACCTATTGTGTCGGTGAAGCGTGCAGCGGCGCCGCGGTCCTTTTGGTTGGCGGCAGCAAGGGGAAACGCTTCTGCCTACCCAACAGCCGAGTCATGCTCCACCAACCGATGGGTGGCGTCGGCGGCCAAGTCAGCGATATCGAGATTCAAGCAGCGGAGATGTTCCGTTACCGTGATGTCCTGAACGGGATCATCAGCTCTCATAGCGGTAAATCGGTGGAACAAATTGCCAAAGATACCGATCGCGACTTTTTCCTCAGTGCTTCGGAAGCCAAAGATTATGGCTTGGTCGATGACATCCTGACCAAGCCACCGGCGACCGAGGAAGACGACGACTAA
- a CDS encoding FMN-binding protein, with protein MSEEQLNVSDSGASAAKIYGVVLSVGVVCSLLIVSTYEFTKPIIQANKLAARELAILEVISDAVTSEAFVLDEATGEFQKASASSEDQNLVFAGYNQKGELAGLALGTKGMGYQDYIHVLYGYSPEQQAIVGISVLESRETPGLGDRIQTDPAFLKNFEKLDVRVDGDKLAHELEYVKAGEKTDEWQIDGISGATISSQATADMLRESTNKWIPRVYSRTDDFRGGTE; from the coding sequence ATGAGCGAAGAACAATTGAATGTTAGCGACAGTGGTGCTTCGGCCGCAAAGATTTACGGCGTGGTGCTGAGCGTCGGTGTGGTTTGCAGTTTGCTGATTGTCAGCACCTACGAATTCACCAAGCCGATCATCCAAGCGAATAAGTTGGCGGCTCGCGAGCTTGCGATTTTGGAGGTGATTTCGGATGCGGTGACGAGCGAAGCCTTTGTCTTGGACGAAGCGACGGGTGAGTTTCAGAAAGCCTCGGCAAGCTCGGAGGATCAGAATCTTGTCTTTGCGGGGTACAATCAAAAGGGCGAGTTGGCTGGCTTAGCGCTCGGCACGAAAGGCATGGGGTATCAAGATTACATCCATGTGCTGTACGGCTATTCGCCAGAGCAACAGGCCATCGTAGGGATCAGCGTTTTGGAAAGCCGTGAAACGCCCGGTCTCGGCGATCGCATTCAAACGGACCCCGCGTTTTTGAAGAATTTTGAGAAGTTGGACGTCCGTGTCGACGGTGACAAGCTTGCTCACGAGCTTGAGTATGTCAAAGCAGGTGAGAAGACGGACGAGTGGCAGATCGATGGAATTAGTGGTGCGACGATTTCATCACAGGCGACCGCGGACATGTTGCGTGAGAGTACCAACAAGTGGATTCCGCGAGTGTATTCGCGGACCGATGATTTTCGTGGAGGGACCGAATGA
- a CDS encoding N-formylglutamate amidohydrolase, which produces MSVLISCETGGDRTPSWLIDSGNSTPHGSSSLGESLLDPAARYAARKMAARLSVPLIENEYAADLVDVTRSARHRSVFPPSARRFGDETRHRLLAEIHHPYRQRIQTAIAELLHQHPVVVHLSIRSFVSRKNGTLRRTDVGLLYDPSREDEVDFCLDWIDEMYEEVPMVRVRRNYPRRGTTESLVTAMRSAFPEQTFIGIEVLLNRAWAARPVLRRDEAIDGMCRSLEMLLELESDAEFGDASPVPQQHAA; this is translated from the coding sequence ATGAGCGTTCTCATTAGCTGCGAAACGGGAGGCGATCGGACGCCTTCGTGGCTGATCGATTCCGGCAACTCCACACCACACGGCAGCTCGTCGCTTGGGGAATCGCTGCTGGACCCAGCCGCACGCTACGCGGCTCGGAAGATGGCGGCAAGGTTGTCGGTACCGCTGATTGAAAACGAATACGCTGCGGACTTGGTTGATGTCACCCGATCCGCCCGACATCGCTCGGTTTTCCCCCCGTCGGCACGACGTTTTGGGGACGAAACCCGCCATCGCTTGCTTGCGGAAATCCATCACCCCTACCGCCAAAGAATCCAAACGGCGATTGCCGAGTTACTTCATCAGCATCCCGTGGTGGTCCATCTGTCGATCCGCTCCTTTGTCTCGCGAAAAAACGGTACCCTTCGTCGCACCGACGTGGGGCTACTTTATGATCCATCACGGGAAGATGAGGTGGATTTTTGCCTGGATTGGATCGACGAAATGTACGAGGAGGTGCCGATGGTTCGCGTCCGCAGGAACTACCCGCGTCGAGGTACGACCGAGAGCCTGGTGACGGCGATGCGGTCGGCGTTTCCCGAACAAACCTTCATCGGCATTGAAGTCTTGCTGAACCGTGCCTGGGCTGCTCGCCCGGTGCTCCGCCGCGATGAAGCGATCGACGGGATGTGTCGCTCGTTGGAAATGCTACTGGAGCTCGAATCCGACGCCGAATTCGGTGACGCCTCCCCCGTTCCTCAGCAACACGCCGCCTAG
- the clpP gene encoding ATP-dependent Clp endopeptidase proteolytic subunit ClpP yields MPMIPYVVEKSGREERVYDIYSRLLKDRIIFLGQQVDDHISNALVAQMLFLQSDDPKADIHLYINSPGGSITAGMAIYDTMQFVSCDVATYCIGQAASMGAVLLTAGASGKRYALPNARIMIHQPLAGMQGTAREVEIHVGELRRIKQRMNEIMIEHTGHTLEKIEQDTDRDRFMSAEEACEYGLIDKVVTRAGEAD; encoded by the coding sequence ATGCCCATGATTCCCTACGTTGTCGAAAAAAGCGGTCGCGAAGAACGCGTCTACGACATCTACAGCCGGCTGCTGAAAGATCGAATTATCTTCCTCGGCCAGCAAGTTGACGATCACATTTCGAATGCCTTGGTCGCCCAAATGTTGTTCCTGCAATCGGACGACCCCAAGGCCGACATTCATCTTTACATCAACTCACCCGGCGGCAGCATCACCGCGGGGATGGCGATTTACGACACCATGCAATTTGTCTCGTGTGATGTTGCAACCTATTGCATTGGCCAAGCCGCCTCGATGGGTGCGGTGCTGCTGACCGCCGGCGCCAGCGGCAAACGGTACGCCTTGCCCAATGCCCGAATCATGATCCACCAACCGCTTGCGGGGATGCAAGGCACCGCACGCGAAGTCGAAATTCATGTCGGTGAACTTCGCCGTATCAAACAGCGCATGAACGAGATCATGATCGAGCATACCGGTCACACGCTCGAAAAAATCGAACAAGATACCGATCGTGATCGCTTCATGAGTGCGGAAGAAGCGTGCGAATACGGGTTGATCGACAAAGTCGTCACTCGTGCTGGCGAAGCCGATTAG